The Pricia mediterranea genome includes a window with the following:
- a CDS encoding PAS domain-containing sensor histidine kinase — protein sequence MQTLSIDFIIRDSPTAVAVLDSNLCFIKHSAIWHRDFASDFDAIIGRYYYDILPDTPDFLRELYSNCLRGASNSNPGKKFVSVNGTVTWLSWKIKPWRDDDDTIKGLIIVLEDVTEIKRKEELLLTSQKVAKTGAWEVDLLSDRVYWTPITKEIHQVPESYEPTLETGINFYKKGLHRNTITRFVTDAMNDGTPWDAEFILVTARGNEVWVRAKGEVEIVDGRPTRLYGTFQDIDEKKKAELKFIETSERLAIATKGAKIGIWDYDFATRKLICDENMFKLYGVDESSCNDRYAELFSVLHPEDRESAYRAWKIAVSGLKEFDTEFRIVRPDGKIRHLKALGVVQMDAEGRALKITGTNWDITALKKTQMLLKNSEESFTGAFESSSIGMALVGLKGQWMKVNQSLCNSLGYEEKKLMQMTFQQITHKEDLEKDLHLLQELLDGKRDSYQIDKRYYHKSGKIVHVILSVTGVRKINGELSHFISQIMDISPRIIAEKELTRLVEVTSEQNESLLNFAHIVSHNLRSHSSNLSMLSGFLNTETDEGERTNLVEMLHDASESLSETVVHLNEVVQVKINVHDKMKPVNLYRTIKGVKKNLGLLLQEENAKLHIEIDKNLVVNGISAYLDSIFLNLITNSIKYSSSDRPPVITIGSQKTNGKIIISFSDNGLGIDLKRHGDKLFGMYKTFHRNSEAKGIGLFITKNQIEAMNGKIEVESTVDVGTTFKLYFETEHSKV from the coding sequence TTGCAAACTCTATCGATTGATTTTATTATTCGGGATTCTCCAACGGCGGTGGCCGTTCTGGATTCAAATTTGTGCTTTATCAAGCATTCCGCCATCTGGCATCGTGATTTTGCTTCAGATTTTGACGCTATTATCGGCAGATATTATTACGATATCTTACCGGATACACCTGATTTCCTCCGTGAACTATATTCCAATTGCCTCCGCGGAGCCTCGAACAGCAACCCCGGAAAGAAATTTGTTTCCGTCAACGGAACCGTTACTTGGCTTAGTTGGAAAATCAAACCTTGGAGAGACGATGATGACACAATTAAAGGGCTAATCATCGTACTCGAGGATGTTACGGAAATAAAGCGCAAGGAAGAGCTGTTGCTCACTTCCCAAAAAGTAGCAAAAACAGGGGCCTGGGAGGTAGATTTATTATCCGACCGGGTCTATTGGACTCCCATTACCAAGGAAATCCACCAAGTGCCCGAAAGTTACGAGCCAACCTTGGAAACTGGAATCAATTTCTATAAAAAAGGCCTACATAGGAACACTATAACCCGATTTGTGACTGACGCCATGAACGACGGCACTCCATGGGACGCAGAATTTATCTTAGTGACGGCCAGGGGAAACGAGGTCTGGGTACGGGCCAAAGGCGAGGTCGAAATTGTCGATGGTAGGCCGACCAGGCTTTACGGCACCTTTCAGGATATCGACGAAAAGAAAAAAGCAGAGCTAAAATTCATCGAAACTTCCGAAAGATTGGCCATCGCTACAAAAGGAGCCAAAATCGGCATCTGGGACTATGACTTTGCCACCCGCAAGCTAATATGTGATGAGAATATGTTCAAGCTATACGGGGTAGATGAATCAAGCTGTAATGACCGATATGCGGAATTGTTTTCGGTGTTGCATCCAGAGGACCGGGAATCGGCGTACAGGGCTTGGAAAATAGCCGTTTCAGGGCTAAAAGAATTCGATACGGAATTTCGAATTGTCAGGCCCGACGGAAAAATAAGGCATCTCAAGGCCTTGGGCGTGGTACAAATGGACGCCGAAGGGCGCGCCCTTAAAATTACCGGCACCAACTGGGACATTACCGCTCTCAAGAAGACCCAGATGTTGCTCAAAAATAGCGAAGAGTCGTTCACGGGAGCTTTTGAAAGCTCCAGTATCGGTATGGCTTTGGTCGGGCTTAAAGGGCAGTGGATGAAAGTAAACCAAAGTCTCTGCAACAGCCTTGGGTACGAAGAAAAAAAACTGATGCAGATGACCTTTCAGCAAATTACCCATAAGGAAGATTTGGAAAAAGACCTGCACCTGCTACAGGAGCTGCTCGATGGCAAAAGAGATTCCTATCAAATCGATAAACGCTACTATCACAAGTCCGGAAAGATCGTTCACGTAATCTTGTCGGTAACGGGAGTTCGAAAGATCAATGGCGAACTATCGCATTTTATTTCGCAGATCATGGATATTTCCCCACGGATAATAGCGGAAAAAGAACTTACCCGACTGGTCGAGGTTACCTCAGAACAAAACGAAAGCCTTTTGAATTTTGCCCACATCGTGTCCCACAACCTACGCTCGCATTCCAGCAACCTATCGATGCTTTCGGGATTTCTGAACACTGAGACGGACGAAGGCGAGCGAACAAATTTGGTGGAGATGCTCCACGATGCATCTGAAAGCCTTAGCGAGACCGTTGTGCACCTGAACGAGGTAGTGCAGGTCAAAATAAATGTCCACGACAAAATGAAGCCTGTCAATTTATATAGAACCATTAAGGGTGTTAAAAAAAACCTCGGCCTACTGTTGCAGGAAGAAAATGCAAAATTGCATATAGAAATCGATAAAAATCTTGTAGTCAACGGGATATCGGCTTATCTGGACAGTATTTTTTTAAATCTGATCACCAACAGTATCAAATATAGTTCGTCGGACCGCCCCCCGGTCATTACTATCGGTTCGCAAAAAACTAACGGGAAAATCATTATATCTTTTTCCGACAATGGTCTCGGTATCGATTTGAAGCGTCATGGTGACAAACTCTTTGGAATGTACAAGACCTTTCACCGCAATAGCGAAGCAAAAGGGATTGGTCTCTTCATCACCAAGAACCAGATCGAGGCCATGAACGGCAAGATTGAGGTGGAGAGCACCGTCGACGTTGGAACAACTTTCAAACTTTATTTCGAAACTGAACATTCTAAGGTATGA
- a CDS encoding DUF423 domain-containing protein yields MVLIAHVFGALYGLLAVVFGAFGAHALKKSFTEEQLKGFETGVRYQMYHAIVLVMLGFNFNLNTPSQEWMVYCFLAGTFLFSFSIYGLTLSGRKGKKWKFLGPITPLGGLLLVMGWGLLLYQFAGQYF; encoded by the coding sequence ATGGTTCTTATTGCCCATGTGTTTGGCGCTCTTTACGGTCTTTTGGCCGTGGTATTTGGGGCTTTTGGCGCCCATGCCCTTAAAAAATCCTTTACCGAAGAACAGCTGAAAGGCTTCGAGACCGGAGTTCGATACCAGATGTACCATGCCATCGTACTGGTCATGCTTGGCTTTAATTTCAATTTGAACACCCCTTCGCAGGAGTGGATGGTGTATTGCTTTCTGGCCGGTACTTTTTTATTCTCGTTCAGCATCTATGGCCTGACCCTAAGCGGCCGTAAAGGAAAGAAATGGAAATTCCTCGGCCCCATCACGCCGTTGGGCGGACTACTTTTGGTCATGGGATGGGGATTGTTGCTGTACCAGTTTGCCGGACAGTATTTTTGA
- a CDS encoding nuclear transport factor 2 family protein, whose protein sequence is METKEIARKLVDWCNQGDFQKPYEELYSPKVVSIENDGKGEGAYSEGFEAIKKKGEWWQENFEVHSSHVSEPIIADNRFACTITMDTTHKPSGQRSEMQEIAVYEVQDGKIVKEQFFYDEDE, encoded by the coding sequence ATGGAAACCAAGGAAATTGCCAGAAAACTGGTGGACTGGTGCAATCAAGGGGATTTTCAGAAGCCATATGAAGAACTCTACAGTCCGAAAGTCGTCAGCATCGAAAACGACGGGAAGGGCGAAGGCGCCTACTCTGAAGGCTTCGAGGCCATCAAGAAGAAGGGAGAGTGGTGGCAAGAAAATTTCGAGGTGCACAGTAGTCATGTCTCCGAACCGATCATTGCAGACAACCGCTTTGCATGTACTATCACGATGGATACCACCCACAAACCCTCGGGGCAGCGTTCAGAGATGCAGGAAATCGCCGTCTACGAGGTTCAGGACGGTAAAATTGTGAAGGAACAGTTCTTTTATGATGAAGATGAGTGA
- a CDS encoding DUF2141 domain-containing protein, which produces MFVIKSVLLLFPLFAMSQFHLTVNVKNVTSNDGKISVAVYDNAEGFLQFDQVFKADSAPSQKGTTEVVIRDLPEGRYALAVFHDENDNDKLDKNMLGIPKEPLGFSKGKMKTFGPPSFEECTFELTSDQTISVPIK; this is translated from the coding sequence ATGTTCGTAATAAAATCAGTACTTTTACTATTTCCCCTATTTGCCATGTCACAGTTCCATCTTACGGTCAATGTCAAGAACGTTACTTCGAACGATGGAAAAATCAGTGTAGCCGTTTATGACAATGCCGAAGGATTTCTACAATTCGATCAGGTATTCAAAGCGGACAGCGCCCCCAGTCAGAAGGGAACCACCGAGGTCGTAATCAGGGATTTACCCGAAGGCAGATATGCCTTGGCCGTTTTTCACGACGAGAACGATAATGACAAGTTGGATAAGAATATGTTAGGCATCCCTAAGGAACCACTTGGATTTTCGAAAGGGAAGATGAAAACCTTCGGCCCCCCAAGTTTCGAGGAATGCACTTTTGAGCTAACCTCCGATCAGACCATATCCGTTCCCATTAAATAG
- a CDS encoding response regulator has protein sequence MMKVRNQTCIIDDDAIAVFGLKRAMAAVDFTSELSTFGHGLDALEHFGQLLEDGSELPSLIFIDLNMPVMGGWYFMEEFIKLIPSKKDRPEVFIMTSSLDIRDVEKAKYLGLEDHYIIKPITSDVLLGILG, from the coding sequence ATGATGAAAGTCCGTAATCAAACCTGTATCATCGACGACGATGCCATTGCCGTTTTTGGCTTAAAACGAGCCATGGCCGCTGTCGATTTTACTTCCGAGCTATCGACTTTCGGGCACGGACTCGACGCGCTGGAACATTTCGGGCAATTGTTGGAGGATGGCTCGGAATTACCTTCCTTGATCTTTATAGATCTGAATATGCCCGTAATGGGTGGCTGGTATTTTATGGAGGAGTTCATAAAACTCATTCCCAGCAAAAAGGATAGACCCGAAGTCTTCATCATGACCTCCTCTTTAGATATCAGAGATGTTGAAAAAGCCAAATATCTCGGTCTGGAAGACCATTATATCATCAAACCTATAACTTCGGATGTTTTATTGGGGATTCTGGGTTGA
- a CDS encoding response regulator produces MTTTKFRTNKIDKACIIDDDPIFIYGTKRLMAEVGFCKTVLVFENGQDGIDGLNKITVQGERLPAVIFLDLNMPIMNGWEFLEDFTRIPNHNREKVIVYIVSSSIDPRELGRIKNYKVVNNYILKPITKEDLVNILERAS; encoded by the coding sequence ATGACAACGACTAAATTCAGAACGAACAAGATTGATAAAGCCTGTATCATAGATGATGATCCCATCTTCATTTACGGCACCAAACGCCTGATGGCAGAGGTTGGCTTTTGTAAGACGGTCTTGGTCTTCGAGAATGGACAAGACGGTATTGACGGACTTAATAAAATTACCGTACAAGGAGAAAGACTTCCTGCGGTGATCTTTTTAGACCTGAATATGCCCATCATGAACGGATGGGAATTTTTAGAGGATTTCACGCGAATTCCAAATCACAACAGGGAAAAGGTAATCGTTTATATCGTTAGTTCCTCGATCGACCCCAGGGAACTGGGACGAATAAAAAATTACAAGGTAGTTAACAACTACATTCTCAAGCCTATAACTAAAGAAGACCTGGTCAACATACTCGAAAGAGCTTCCTAG
- a CDS encoding carboxypeptidase-like regulatory domain-containing protein, whose translation MPHYFKLLISFIFVTTTLQSQSLSSVIIDSTTRRPVPYVTVQLNNRGMITNEEGRFTFSYDDDSSKNDTLFISSIGYESIARPISKFTDSIIVLRPKTIELKEVIVSNKNYTPGEIIEKVEERIEKNYYTDFTKKRVFLRETYQSEILKTDYTLRKSTIPAFNENFLDSVISTFPKKNTYYTEMLGDLYGNADADNQKLDLIKASEMYDKDKSLDVEILEEKFNQIVKANVKSDSYFKIKSGWFFGTKIDNDALGDLLKEDIDSTDTAALNKRSQDERKQKEERRKFFSKYKRETLGNLFENLPIFKDSDYNVLFKPRRYDLSLENFTYLGDQAVYVITFVPDGSPEFKGKLFINADDFALIRMDFENTEPLRDFKLLGVSIKEYLAKGSVLFAKGNDKKYHLRYYDVIKGIRAGVKRPLKIIEKNKHVKGRRKQNELSLKVDAAFGNLNHYELVVFGEEPINEAQFEHFEESNKVLPTYMPQYDPEFWKGHNIIEPNRAIKEFTSEAELPK comes from the coding sequence ATGCCCCATTACTTTAAACTACTCATATCTTTCATTTTCGTTACCACTACGCTACAGTCCCAAAGCCTTAGTTCGGTCATCATCGACTCTACCACCCGTCGACCGGTTCCCTACGTTACGGTTCAGCTGAACAACAGAGGCATGATTACCAATGAAGAGGGTAGGTTCACATTTTCCTATGATGACGATAGTAGTAAAAACGATACCCTTTTCATTTCAAGCATCGGTTATGAATCAATTGCCCGACCGATCAGTAAATTTACCGACAGTATCATTGTTTTGCGCCCCAAGACCATCGAACTGAAAGAGGTTATTGTATCCAACAAGAACTACACCCCTGGTGAAATTATCGAAAAGGTAGAAGAGCGTATCGAGAAAAACTACTATACCGATTTCACCAAAAAGCGGGTGTTTCTACGGGAGACCTACCAAAGCGAAATCCTAAAGACGGACTACACCCTCCGAAAATCGACCATCCCTGCCTTCAACGAAAATTTTTTGGACAGTGTCATCAGTACCTTTCCCAAGAAGAACACCTATTACACCGAAATGCTGGGCGACCTCTATGGCAACGCCGATGCCGACAATCAAAAACTGGACCTCATCAAGGCCTCGGAAATGTACGACAAGGATAAGAGCCTTGATGTGGAAATACTGGAGGAAAAGTTTAACCAAATCGTAAAGGCTAACGTTAAGTCCGATTCTTACTTTAAGATTAAGTCCGGCTGGTTTTTCGGTACGAAGATCGACAATGACGCATTGGGCGACCTTTTAAAGGAAGATATCGACTCGACCGACACGGCCGCCCTGAACAAAAGATCGCAAGATGAAAGGAAGCAGAAGGAAGAGCGCCGCAAGTTCTTCTCAAAGTACAAGCGGGAGACTTTGGGCAACCTGTTCGAGAACCTTCCCATTTTTAAGGATTCGGACTACAATGTACTCTTCAAACCCCGGCGATACGACCTCAGCCTTGAAAATTTTACCTATCTCGGAGACCAAGCCGTCTATGTTATCACTTTCGTCCCCGACGGATCCCCGGAATTCAAGGGGAAACTCTTTATCAATGCCGATGATTTTGCCCTGATCCGAATGGATTTTGAAAACACCGAACCGCTGCGGGATTTTAAATTATTGGGAGTTTCGATCAAGGAGTATCTGGCCAAGGGTAGCGTACTGTTCGCGAAGGGCAACGACAAGAAATACCATCTACGGTACTACGATGTCATCAAGGGAATCCGGGCAGGGGTCAAAAGGCCTTTGAAGATTATCGAAAAGAACAAGCACGTAAAGGGCCGGAGAAAACAGAACGAACTATCCTTGAAAGTAGATGCCGCATTCGGCAACTTGAACCATTACGAACTGGTCGTCTTCGGCGAAGAACCCATCAATGAAGCCCAGTTCGAACATTTTGAGGAGAGCAACAAGGTGCTACCCACTTATATGCCCCAGTACGATCCCGAATTTTGGAAAGGCCACAACATCATCGAGCCCAACCGTGCCATCAAGGAATTCACTTCGGAAGCGGAGCTGCCGAAATAA
- a CDS encoding DUF5689 domain-containing protein: MKETTAFRTFSRTCIFVLTGSMLLSCVKDRSFDPPSADCAMELVANTTYAEVKNLYVDETMQIQQDLVIEGYVVSSDEAGNFFSALHFQDSPTDPAEGFQIEIDLRDSHLFYPIGTKIFIKLKGLYLGKSKEVFKIGGVFTSFGNASVGRLPSPVVESHIFVACDGKTAVEPTPVSLPDLPKNLTNTLVRFEDVEIAEEELGQSFAVEREETERHLTDCNDNEVVLLNSGYSDFQAELLPEGRGSITGVLLREKDEYRLAIRSLEDISFEKDRCADLVDEFSSNRIFISELADPDNNLAARFVELYNAAEEPLPLKGWTLRRYTNANTEISASVDLSDFTIDGKATFVVSPNPTEFETVYGFAPDLGIGKNSPADSNGDDNLELVDPFGKVIDVFGRVGEDGTGTDHEFEDGRALRNSDVAQGNPSYNIAEWTIYNDSGDAGTVKSPQNAPGDFTPGKRD; this comes from the coding sequence ATGAAGGAAACAACAGCATTTCGAACATTTTCAAGGACCTGCATTTTTGTTCTGACCGGGTCGATGCTATTGTCGTGCGTCAAAGACCGCAGCTTCGACCCGCCATCCGCGGATTGCGCTATGGAGCTGGTCGCCAACACCACCTACGCCGAAGTCAAAAATTTATACGTCGATGAAACGATGCAGATTCAACAAGACCTGGTTATCGAAGGCTATGTGGTCTCATCGGATGAAGCGGGCAACTTTTTCAGTGCGCTCCATTTTCAAGATAGCCCGACCGACCCCGCGGAGGGCTTCCAGATCGAGATCGATCTGCGTGATTCGCATTTGTTCTATCCCATCGGCACCAAGATTTTTATCAAACTGAAAGGTCTGTACCTCGGAAAGAGTAAAGAGGTGTTCAAGATTGGCGGGGTTTTCACTTCTTTTGGAAATGCCTCCGTGGGTAGATTGCCATCCCCCGTCGTCGAAAGCCATATCTTCGTGGCCTGCGATGGGAAAACGGCTGTTGAGCCGACGCCGGTCTCCCTGCCAGACCTCCCAAAAAACCTAACGAATACCTTGGTGCGGTTTGAGGATGTCGAAATAGCCGAGGAAGAGCTGGGACAAAGCTTTGCCGTCGAGCGCGAGGAGACCGAACGGCATTTGACGGACTGCAATGACAATGAAGTTGTTTTGCTCAACAGCGGATATTCCGATTTTCAGGCGGAGCTGTTACCTGAAGGCAGGGGAAGCATTACTGGCGTACTGCTCCGCGAGAAGGACGAGTATCGATTGGCAATCCGCAGCTTGGAGGATATCAGCTTTGAAAAGGACCGCTGTGCGGACTTGGTCGATGAATTTAGCTCAAACCGAATTTTTATTTCCGAATTGGCGGATCCCGATAACAATCTAGCGGCCCGGTTCGTCGAACTATACAACGCGGCCGAGGAGCCCTTGCCTTTGAAGGGATGGACCTTGCGGCGGTATACCAATGCCAATACCGAAATAAGCGCTTCGGTCGATCTGTCAGATTTTACCATTGACGGCAAGGCTACCTTCGTCGTCTCGCCCAACCCGACCGAGTTCGAGACCGTTTATGGATTCGCCCCAGATCTGGGCATTGGCAAGAACAGTCCCGCTGATTCCAACGGGGACGATAACCTCGAACTGGTCGACCCGTTCGGGAAGGTCATCGATGTGTTCGGTAGGGTCGGGGAAGATGGCACAGGTACCGATCACGAGTTTGAGGACGGACGGGCCTTACGAAATTCGGATGTAGCTCAAGGAAACCCTAGCTACAACATTGCCGAGTGGACTATCTATAACGATTCAGGGGATGCAGGCACGGTAAAGTCACCCCAAAATGCTCCTGGGGACTTTACTCCGGGAAAACGGGATTAG